In a genomic window of Nesterenkonia halotolerans:
- a CDS encoding phosphotransferase: MRWTSMELAALATAAVPGLSPTGVAVAADDARDFTSAVVIDSEGHRWRIRSPQHQEAAMRLETELQVLRGFSTGIRAELPFRVPSVAGAVRRGEMRTFVYNHLPGTSLELSELTSASEAVIDDIGRTIAAIHDLDDAVVDNADLPRYSAERYRQRRLNELDQAATTGEIPALLLRRWEHAMEDRELWRFSPAVTHGDLHEDSLLIEGERVVAVTGWTDLHSGDPADDFAWLTAAGDAEFTEKVLAAYHRHRTGQADEHLMRRAALTAEFALAQWLVRGHASENPEMVTEAKGLLEQLKVDIETYGGQPIALTPMEGEEPPAPAEVQDSRPVARAGAAATVADTGEWAESGEDDDEPAVITDSPASGAASTATADHEEVIDDPDATGKVPAFHPRPQPADDATDDATGAIPMVHDTNPDEDTDLPIHADETSERRAKQKNFFPTSASSAASAASVDSATSAQSVASAHSADSAGSADSADSAPSAPSADSPASAAEPSSSERAGSTDETHGVEQDQNAGQDQNGDESIYQRHPGLRPPTS, from the coding sequence GTGCGATGGACTTCGATGGAACTTGCGGCCCTGGCGACCGCGGCAGTGCCGGGCCTTTCCCCCACCGGCGTGGCCGTGGCGGCTGATGATGCCCGCGACTTCACGTCCGCCGTCGTCATCGACTCCGAGGGCCACCGCTGGCGGATCCGCTCCCCTCAGCACCAGGAGGCAGCGATGCGCCTGGAGACCGAGCTGCAGGTGCTGCGCGGATTCTCCACCGGCATCCGCGCCGAACTGCCCTTCCGGGTCCCTTCCGTGGCCGGCGCCGTCCGCCGAGGGGAGATGCGCACCTTCGTGTACAACCACCTGCCCGGCACCTCGCTGGAGCTCAGCGAGCTCACGTCTGCGTCCGAAGCCGTCATCGATGACATCGGACGCACCATCGCCGCCATCCATGACCTCGATGACGCAGTCGTGGACAACGCCGATCTGCCCCGCTACTCCGCGGAGCGCTACCGCCAGCGCCGGCTCAACGAGCTGGACCAGGCGGCGACCACCGGGGAGATTCCGGCTCTGTTGCTGCGCCGCTGGGAGCACGCCATGGAGGACCGCGAACTGTGGCGGTTCTCCCCTGCGGTGACCCATGGGGACCTGCACGAGGACTCGCTGCTGATCGAGGGCGAGCGCGTCGTCGCCGTCACCGGCTGGACCGATCTGCACAGCGGAGACCCGGCCGATGACTTCGCCTGGCTGACCGCCGCCGGAGACGCGGAGTTCACCGAGAAGGTGCTCGCCGCGTATCACCGTCACCGCACCGGGCAGGCCGATGAGCATCTGATGCGACGTGCCGCGCTCACCGCGGAGTTCGCGCTGGCCCAGTGGCTGGTTCGCGGTCACGCCAGCGAGAACCCGGAGATGGTCACCGAGGCCAAGGGGCTGCTGGAGCAGCTCAAGGTCGACATCGAGACCTATGGCGGTCAGCCGATCGCGCTGACTCCGATGGAGGGCGAGGAACCACCGGCTCCTGCCGAGGTGCAGGATTCCCGGCCCGTGGCCCGCGCCGGCGCTGCCGCGACGGTGGCCGATACCGGCGAGTGGGCGGAGTCCGGAGAGGACGACGACGAGCCCGCCGTCATTACCGATTCCCCGGCCTCCGGGGCTGCGTCCACCGCGACCGCTGACCATGAAGAGGTCATCGACGACCCAGACGCCACCGGCAAGGTGCCGGCCTTCCATCCGCGTCCGCAGCCCGCGGACGACGCCACAGATGACGCCACCGGGGCGATCCCGATGGTGCATGACACGAATCCCGATGAGGACACGGATCTGCCGATCCACGCTGACGAGACATCCGAGCGACGGGCCAAGCAGAAGAACTTCTTCCCCACCTCTGCCAGCTCTGCGGCCTCCGCCGCCTCAGTGGATTCGGCGACCTCGGCCCAGTCGGTGGCCTCGGCACACTCCGCTGATTCAGCGGGTTCGGCAGACTCAGCGGATTCCGCACCTTCGGCTCCCTCCGCTGATTCGCCGGCCTCCGCTGCCGAGCCCTCCAGCTCCGAGCGCGCTGGCTCCACGGACGAGACCCACGGCGTTGAGCAGGATCAGAATGCCGGTCAGGACCAGAACGGGGACGAGTCGATCTACCAGCGACACCCCGGTCTGCGCCCGCCGACCTCCTGA
- a CDS encoding MFS transporter, whose amino-acid sequence MTTAEQTSTKRRFSRKQVAMAILALSIGGFAVGVTEFAIMGLQLEAVQDLGITIPQAGMLISAYAVGVVIGAPVLSILGAKRERKFYALLLLGIFVLGHVLSFFAPNYETMLAARFISGLPHGAYFAVAALMAAEMAGPAKRSRAIAVVLGGLAISNVIGVPVVTAMGQQFGWRWMFISVIVLALITIAAVARYAPRQMPPAKATMLSEIKGLKNKRLWVGIMLAVVGFSGMFALYSYIAPLSTEVTGFSESSLPWIVGLFGAGMVVGTFVGGWAADKSVLGTVVVAMGLVAVFMVLFASTAHIPALMLIFLFLVGVSASALGPSMQTHLIDTAPDAPQLAASLHHSAFNAANALGALVGGQVIAADLGLRAPSYVGAVAAALGVLVALYAIRLTRRMKSPRQAI is encoded by the coding sequence ATGACCACGGCGGAACAGACCTCGACCAAGCGCAGGTTCTCGCGCAAGCAGGTGGCGATGGCCATTCTCGCGCTGTCCATCGGCGGCTTCGCCGTGGGCGTCACCGAGTTCGCGATCATGGGCCTCCAGCTCGAGGCCGTGCAGGACCTGGGCATCACCATCCCCCAGGCCGGCATGCTGATCAGCGCCTATGCCGTGGGCGTGGTGATCGGCGCGCCCGTGCTGTCCATCCTCGGGGCCAAGCGTGAGCGAAAGTTCTATGCGCTGCTGCTGCTCGGGATCTTCGTCCTGGGTCACGTGCTGAGCTTCTTCGCCCCGAACTACGAGACCATGCTGGCGGCCCGATTCATCTCCGGGCTCCCCCACGGTGCCTACTTCGCTGTGGCGGCGCTGATGGCCGCCGAGATGGCCGGACCCGCCAAGCGCAGCCGCGCGATCGCCGTCGTCCTGGGTGGGTTGGCTATCTCGAATGTGATCGGCGTCCCGGTGGTGACGGCCATGGGTCAGCAGTTCGGCTGGCGCTGGATGTTCATCAGCGTGATCGTGCTCGCCCTGATCACGATCGCGGCGGTGGCCCGCTACGCCCCGCGGCAGATGCCCCCGGCCAAGGCCACGATGCTCTCCGAGATCAAGGGCCTGAAGAACAAGCGGCTCTGGGTGGGCATCATGCTCGCCGTGGTCGGCTTCTCCGGGATGTTCGCGCTGTACTCCTATATCGCCCCGCTCAGTACCGAGGTCACTGGGTTCAGTGAGAGCTCACTGCCCTGGATCGTCGGGCTCTTCGGCGCTGGCATGGTGGTCGGCACCTTCGTCGGTGGCTGGGCGGCGGACAAGTCCGTGCTGGGCACCGTGGTGGTCGCCATGGGACTCGTGGCGGTGTTCATGGTGCTCTTTGCCTCCACCGCGCACATTCCTGCGCTGATGCTGATCTTCCTCTTCCTGGTGGGCGTCTCCGCCAGCGCCTTGGGCCCCTCCATGCAGACTCACCTGATCGACACCGCCCCCGATGCTCCTCAGCTCGCGGCCTCGCTGCACCATTCTGCATTCAACGCCGCCAATGCGCTCGGCGCGCTGGTGGGCGGACAGGTCATCGCCGCGGACCTGGGTCTGCGCGCCCCGAGCTACGTGGGTGCCGTGGCCGCCGCGCTGGGCGTGCTGGTCGCGCTTTACGCGATCCGGCTGACGCGCCGGATGAAGTCCCCCCGCCAGGCGATCTGA
- a CDS encoding TenA family protein, translating into MTSATPFSTTADVAAESFAGQLRLSTAAEWDASVHHRFVDQLFAGTVSDQVLARYLVQDYQFFDAFIAMLGACVATTDSKPARLRFAAQLGMLAADEDGYFRQTFTELGVPDSEVTSPESATPTTDFVTQMWEVAQSRDYADLLVVLVIAEWLYLDWGERDLPLPEAPKHRGWIELHRGDEFRAWTQFLIDELNRVAPPLESDDGARLSERWKRVVGIERAFFDAAYSSVPLGPLAGG; encoded by the coding sequence ATGACTTCAGCCACGCCCTTCAGCACGACCGCCGACGTCGCCGCGGAGAGTTTCGCCGGACAGCTTCGTCTCTCCACTGCGGCCGAGTGGGACGCCTCGGTGCATCACCGGTTTGTCGATCAGCTCTTCGCCGGGACTGTCAGCGATCAGGTCCTGGCCCGCTATCTGGTGCAGGATTACCAGTTCTTCGACGCGTTCATCGCGATGCTCGGCGCCTGCGTGGCCACCACCGATTCGAAACCGGCGCGGCTGCGCTTCGCCGCGCAGCTCGGGATGCTCGCAGCGGATGAGGATGGCTACTTCCGGCAGACCTTCACTGAGCTGGGCGTGCCTGATTCCGAGGTCACCTCGCCGGAGTCGGCGACTCCCACGACGGACTTCGTCACCCAAATGTGGGAGGTGGCGCAGTCCCGAGACTATGCGGATCTGCTCGTGGTGCTGGTCATCGCCGAGTGGCTGTACCTGGACTGGGGCGAGCGCGACCTGCCACTGCCTGAGGCTCCGAAACACCGGGGCTGGATCGAGCTGCACCGGGGCGATGAGTTCCGTGCCTGGACTCAGTTCCTGATCGACGAGCTCAACCGTGTGGCTCCTCCGCTGGAGTCCGACGACGGCGCCCGGTTGTCCGAACGGTGGAAGCGTGTTGTCGGGATTGAACGGGCGTTCTTCGATGCGGCGTACTCCTCGGTGCCACTTGGGCCGCTAGCCGGCGGATAG
- a CDS encoding HNH endonuclease translates to MVAYTTKCSVCSLGYAQLLDAAHILEDARGGLAEISNGLAMCKLHHAAYDSNILGVDQDHRIHVREDILQHVDGPMLRHGLQEEHGRKLRIIPKGPKLMPNQEHLAARFEKFLSAG, encoded by the coding sequence ATGGTTGCCTACACAACGAAGTGCTCTGTTTGCTCGTTGGGGTACGCCCAACTGCTTGACGCCGCGCATATCTTGGAGGATGCGCGCGGTGGTCTCGCTGAAATCAGCAACGGACTAGCGATGTGCAAGCTTCACCATGCTGCCTACGATTCGAACATCCTCGGCGTTGATCAAGACCATCGAATTCATGTCCGTGAGGACATCTTGCAACATGTGGATGGCCCCATGCTCCGCCATGGACTTCAAGAGGAGCACGGTCGGAAGCTCAGAATCATCCCGAAAGGGCCGAAACTCATGCCAAATCAGGAGCACCTCGCCGCTCGATTCGAGAAATTCCTATCCGCCGGCTAG
- a CDS encoding ATP-dependent DNA helicase — translation MTTTPTLRYTARDIVDALQRDTPAEKRQYPTSEQQAVIESGLDPMLVVAGAGSGKTATMADRVVWLVANGIVRPDEILGVTFTRKAAGELRERITRKLEQLLEAELISPEDVMPAEVATAVEHADISELLAPSVSTYHSYANTLVSEYGLQIGLEPETQLIGEAKAWQLVHQLVSAYDRADVLVESDQSAGSLAGYVMRLAGDCAEHLQTPEDVEAHLNAELSRVEAWQEAGTNPSSEQAKLIRTLRVRREMTELVRRYQRRKLTEGLMDYGDLLRFAAQIALEVPSAGEAEREKYKVVLLDEFQDTSYAQLALFSSLYGAGGSAGGLGHAVTAVGDPNQSIYGFRGASAGQLFDFPQSFPALDADTSVRRPADLLQLTVAWRNGERILDVANRLVTPFQPDTADSQDKPWRQHNAHLRAQLKPLSPPEGAHTATVRYGWYTSEVEESLAITEQLAAVLEPDSQGEVPSCAVLARTRAQLETIAEHLRVAGLDYELVGLSGLLSTPEVAEVLAYLRVISDPGRSDALIRILGGARYRIGPRDLMRLQQSARDLEGLRKRSPSPAEPDNTPSPDEPQRETSTETDAEDRHESTELEMDERASLVEALERLKDAPEQAEQLGLSAEGHRRLLLARDQIRRLRQWATLDLGVLIQRIVSDTGLDIEVAARPWEEQHYAARQLDALIDQAESYAATETTPDLRSFLDWLDAAEEKERGLEQADIEPTLGAIQLLTIHASKGLEWDVVVVAGLREEKFPSKKADRWTGSNGMLPAPLRGDRRSIPQWESEQPDMRSWAVAAGVGAWKPFTEENRVYTQDVQDFSREEERRLAYVAVTRARALLLCTGACFYGTTAGKEPSEFLLEIREIADGFGDASAALEWAEIPDMKDNPVGNDLFGAQWPYDPLAPLPIGRYRKKAAPEGEVRLPEMMAVEAPQNRPGRREALTRAAELVEQALAERSTASGEEVLPLTPWEQEAAWVVDRARTQQRGTGKPRFPGHISVSGVVGMARNAESMAEFARRPVPVKPSQAARRGTVMHEWIEEFYETRSRLPGIEEPNRGDEDLDDAFDLATVKARFTQTEWAQRRLYAAEIPVETTLDGVVIRGRIDAIFGKDDAGRDLTAEDFERWELKPAAERNAQMQQCTWGLVDWKTGMVPTGKDLREKQIQLAVYRLAFHRLYGVPLEQIEASFFYVEHGETVPGVDLPEEDALQEYIRGARDYFS, via the coding sequence AGACCGCGACCATGGCTGACCGCGTGGTCTGGCTGGTCGCCAACGGGATTGTCCGCCCGGATGAGATTCTCGGCGTGACCTTCACCCGCAAAGCTGCCGGAGAGCTGCGCGAACGAATCACCCGCAAGCTTGAGCAGCTGCTGGAGGCCGAGCTGATCTCTCCCGAGGACGTCATGCCGGCCGAGGTCGCCACCGCGGTGGAGCATGCCGATATCTCTGAGCTGCTGGCACCCTCGGTCTCCACCTACCACTCCTATGCCAACACGCTCGTGAGCGAATACGGCCTGCAGATCGGGCTCGAGCCCGAGACTCAGCTCATCGGCGAGGCCAAGGCCTGGCAGCTGGTCCACCAACTGGTCAGCGCCTACGACCGCGCCGATGTGCTCGTGGAGTCCGATCAATCCGCGGGAAGCCTCGCCGGGTACGTGATGCGTCTGGCCGGGGACTGCGCCGAACATCTGCAGACCCCCGAAGATGTGGAAGCCCACCTCAACGCAGAGCTCTCGCGGGTGGAGGCCTGGCAGGAGGCGGGCACGAATCCCAGCAGCGAACAGGCCAAGTTGATCCGCACCCTGCGGGTACGCCGGGAGATGACCGAGCTGGTGCGCCGGTATCAGCGCAGAAAGCTCACCGAGGGACTCATGGACTATGGGGACCTGCTGCGCTTTGCCGCGCAGATCGCACTCGAGGTCCCGAGCGCGGGTGAGGCCGAGCGAGAGAAGTACAAGGTCGTGCTGCTCGATGAGTTCCAGGACACCTCCTACGCCCAGTTGGCGCTGTTCAGCAGTCTCTACGGGGCGGGCGGCTCCGCGGGAGGGCTTGGGCATGCCGTCACCGCGGTGGGTGATCCGAATCAGTCCATCTATGGATTCCGCGGCGCCTCAGCAGGTCAGCTCTTCGACTTCCCGCAGTCTTTCCCTGCGCTGGATGCTGACACCAGTGTCCGCCGCCCCGCGGATCTGTTGCAGCTCACCGTGGCCTGGCGCAATGGGGAGCGGATCCTAGATGTGGCGAACCGCCTGGTCACGCCTTTCCAGCCGGACACCGCCGACTCTCAAGACAAGCCGTGGAGGCAGCACAACGCGCATCTGCGCGCTCAGCTGAAGCCGCTGAGTCCCCCCGAAGGTGCACACACAGCCACCGTGCGCTACGGGTGGTACACCTCCGAGGTGGAGGAATCCCTGGCGATCACCGAGCAGCTGGCGGCCGTGCTGGAACCCGATTCCCAAGGCGAGGTCCCCAGCTGCGCTGTGCTGGCCCGCACACGCGCCCAGTTGGAGACGATCGCCGAGCACCTGCGGGTGGCGGGTCTGGACTACGAGCTGGTGGGACTCTCAGGGCTGTTGAGCACCCCCGAGGTCGCCGAGGTGCTGGCGTACCTGCGCGTGATCTCAGACCCAGGTCGCTCCGACGCGCTGATCCGCATCCTCGGGGGAGCGCGCTACCGCATCGGCCCCCGGGACTTGATGCGTTTGCAGCAGTCCGCGCGCGATCTCGAGGGGCTGCGGAAACGCTCTCCATCGCCGGCCGAGCCTGACAACACCCCCTCGCCGGACGAGCCCCAGCGAGAGACGTCGACCGAGACCGACGCGGAGGACCGCCACGAGTCCACCGAGCTGGAGATGGACGAGCGGGCGTCGCTGGTGGAGGCTTTGGAACGCCTGAAGGATGCACCCGAGCAGGCGGAACAGCTGGGACTCTCCGCAGAAGGCCACCGTCGACTGCTGCTGGCCAGGGACCAGATCCGGCGACTGCGCCAATGGGCCACCCTGGACCTGGGTGTGCTGATCCAACGCATCGTCAGCGACACCGGCCTGGACATCGAAGTTGCTGCCCGCCCCTGGGAGGAGCAGCACTACGCGGCGCGCCAGCTGGACGCCTTGATCGATCAGGCGGAGAGCTACGCCGCGACCGAGACCACACCAGATCTGCGCAGCTTCTTGGACTGGCTGGATGCGGCGGAGGAGAAGGAACGCGGCCTGGAACAAGCGGACATCGAACCCACCCTCGGTGCCATCCAGCTGCTGACCATCCACGCCTCGAAGGGGCTCGAATGGGATGTTGTGGTGGTGGCCGGACTGCGGGAGGAGAAGTTCCCGAGCAAGAAGGCCGACCGCTGGACCGGCAGCAACGGAATGCTGCCCGCGCCGTTGCGCGGAGACCGGCGCAGCATTCCGCAGTGGGAATCCGAGCAGCCCGACATGCGGTCTTGGGCGGTGGCTGCCGGCGTGGGCGCCTGGAAGCCGTTCACCGAGGAGAACCGCGTCTACACCCAGGATGTGCAGGACTTCAGCCGTGAGGAGGAACGTCGCCTCGCCTATGTCGCAGTGACCAGGGCCAGGGCTCTGCTGCTGTGCACCGGTGCCTGCTTCTACGGGACGACTGCCGGAAAGGAACCATCAGAGTTCCTCCTGGAGATCCGGGAGATCGCCGACGGGTTCGGGGACGCCTCGGCGGCGCTGGAATGGGCCGAGATCCCGGATATGAAGGACAACCCCGTGGGCAACGATCTCTTTGGTGCACAGTGGCCCTACGACCCCTTGGCCCCACTGCCCATCGGCAGGTACCGGAAGAAGGCCGCCCCAGAAGGCGAGGTGCGGCTGCCGGAGATGATGGCCGTGGAGGCGCCGCAGAACCGGCCGGGACGCCGCGAGGCACTGACCCGCGCCGCGGAACTGGTGGAACAGGCGCTCGCGGAACGCTCCACTGCCTCCGGTGAGGAAGTGCTGCCGCTGACCCCATGGGAGCAGGAGGCCGCATGGGTGGTGGATCGGGCGCGCACTCAGCAGCGAGGCACCGGGAAACCCCGGTTCCCTGGCCACATCAGCGTTTCTGGAGTGGTGGGCATGGCGCGCAATGCTGAGTCCATGGCGGAGTTCGCCCGCAGGCCCGTGCCGGTCAAACCTTCGCAGGCTGCCCGCCGCGGCACGGTGATGCACGAGTGGATCGAGGAGTTTTACGAGACCCGCAGCCGTCTGCCCGGTATCGAGGAACCCAACCGAGGTGACGAGGACCTCGACGACGCCTTCGACCTCGCCACGGTGAAGGCGCGCTTCACGCAGACCGAGTGGGCTCAGCGTCGCCTCTACGCCGCCGAGATCCCGGTGGAGACCACCCTGGATGGGGTGGTCATCCGTGGACGGATCGATGCCATCTTCGGCAAGGACGACGCCGGCCGGGACCTGACCGCGGAGGACTTTGAGCGATGGGAGCTGAAGCCGGCCGCGGAGCGCAATGCCCAGATGCAGCAGTGCACTTGGGGTCTGGTCGATTGGAAGACCGGCATGGTGCCCACTGGCAAGGATCTGCGCGAGAAGCAGATCCAGCTGGCGGTCTACCGGCTGGCGTTCCACCGGCTCTATGGCGTTCCCCTGGAGCAGATCGAAGCGTCGTTCTTCTACGTCGAGCACGGTGAGACGGTCCCAGGTGTTGATCTACCGGAGGAGGACGCCCTTCAGGAGTACATCCGTGGGGCGCGTGACTACTTCAGCTAG